CCGTTCAGGGCGACCGGTGGGCGGCCCTGGATAAACTGTGCGCCGCAAGTTGTGGCGTTACGGTGCTTAAAGGGGCAGGCACCATGGTGCGGCAATTATCTGGCCCCACACTGATTTGCCCATATGATGTCCCTCAGCTGGCTGTGGGCGGGTCGGGCGATGTGCTGGCGGGCTGCATAGGCGGATTGCTGGCTTCACGGGCGGGTATTCTGCGTGAACACAGCGCCGCTCTGCCCTGGGACTGTCACCCGTCCCTGCTGGCTGCAGGCATGGGCGTAGCCCTGCACGCTCTGGCCGGGCGCAGTCTGGCCGTGCAATGGCCCCTGCGCGGAAACACTCCAACAGCGACAGCAGATGCCCTGCCTCACGTGCTTCACACCATTCAGCAAGACCAGGAAGATACTTTTGCATGGCCCAGATAATACTCTACAGCCTTGAGGACACAGCCCGCTTTGCCCAAATGCTTGTGGCGACCGTAAGTGCCGATGCAAAAACAAGGACGCTTCTGTTGCATGGCGACCTTGGCAGCGGAAAAACAACGCTGACACGTTTCATGGTGCTGTCTTTACCGGGAGGATCAGAAGCGGAAGTGGCAAGCCCCTCTTTTACTCTATGCAACCACTATGCAACAGTACCACCTATTCTGCATTGCGATCTCTACCGTTGTGCCGGATCTTTGCCGGAGGAACTTTTTGACGCGCTGGATAATCCGAAGATTTTAAATATAATTGAATGGTCTGAATTACTGCCCGAGCAGGACAGACCCGAAGAATATCTGGACATCACATTAAAGGCATGCGAAGAAGGTCGATTACTGACGCTACAGGCGCACGGCTCCCGGGCCGAAGCTCTGTTGCGTCATTTGCGCGGTCAATGGCCCATGCGCAAAGCCTGAGGCTGGGGCCCGGCCGTCTATGCGGCTGGCCTGTTGTACTCTTTAAGGATAGTGGGCAATGGATACAGGCATGAAAATTTTAGTACAAAAGTTCGGCGGCACCTCTGTGGCCAGACTTGAGTGCATGAAGCAGGTGCGAGAAAAAGTTCTGCACGGCCTCGCTCAGGGCAACAAGGTTATAGCCGTATTGTCAGCCAGGTCTGGCGAAACCAATCACCTTTTAGCGCTTGCCGATGAATGGTCGGGCACGCCGGACAAGGCCGAATGCGACGCGCTTGTGGCCACTGGCGAACAGGTTTCCATCAGCCTGTTTACCATGCTGCTCAAAGATGCGGGAATTCGTGCCCGATCCCTGCTGGGCTGGCAGATACCCATTACGACTGACGAAGACTTCGGCCGCGCGCGTATCCGCTCCATAAACAGCAAAGCCCTGTACGCTTTTCTTGAAGACTACGATGTGCTTGTGGTGGCGGGTTTTCAGGGTTGCACTGAAGACGGCCGTATAACCACCCTCGGTCGCGGCGGATCCGACACTTCGGCTGTGGCTTTGGCTGCGGCTCTGGGATCAGTCGAATGCGAAATTTACACAGATGTTGACGGCGTCTATACCACTGACCCCAATATCTGCTCGACCGCCCGTAAAATGGACCGCGTCGCCTATGAAGAAATGCTGGAAATGGCTAGCATGGGGGCCAAGGTTCTGCACATACGTTCGGTGGAATTTGCCAAAAAATACAAAGTTCCCGTGCGGGTGCGCTCCACATTCAGCAGTGATCCCGGCACCCTTGTTACTCAGGAGGATTCCAGCATGGAAGCCGTTCTTGTTTCCGGCATTGCCTACGATAAAGATCAAGCCCGCGTGACCATGCGCGATCTGCCCGATGTGCCTGGAATGGCCGCTGCCGTGTTCGGGCCGCTCTCTGAAAAAGGCATTCTGGTTGACATGATTGTGCAGAACACCAGCCTGGACGGTCATACGGACATCACCTTCACCATTTCGCGCAAAGATTTGCAGCAAACACTGGCGGTGATGAAAGAAGTTGCCGAAAAAACCGGCGCGTCCGAAGTTTTGCACGATGTGAGCGTGGCCAAGGTTTCGGCCATTGGCGTGGGCATGCGCAATCATTCGGGCGTGGCGGCCCGCACATTTGCCGCCCTTACCCAGGAAGGCATCAACATTCTCATGATCAGCACTTCTGAAATCAAGATCACCATTTTGATTCAGGAAAAGTATGTTGAGCTGGCCGTGCGCATATTGCACGACACTTTCGGTCTTGACTGGGATATCGGCTAGAGGATATCAGCTTTGAGTACATACCGTTCAAAGCTGACCACACCCCTGTGTTGGCGACATTATATCTGACAGGCCGAACTTGCGCCTTTAGGGCAGGTCCTGTTCGCGTGGCCGTCAGATTGATTTCACTGTTAAATAACGCTAGTGAGTCTTTACTCCAGACGTGTATATCCGGGCCATGTCATAGTGGCCCGGATATAGAGAGGCGGTTTCGTGGCTATGGATCCAGTAAAAATAATTATTACTGAGCTCAAGCCAGGGATGTTTATTGTTAATCCGGGTATTTCCTGGCTTAAAGCTCCCCTTTTGTATATGCAAGAGGGCCTTATTACTTCGCAGGAAGAAATAGATACAATCATCAAGCAGGGCTTTGCAGAAGCGTATCATGACCCCAGCCGTTTCCGTCAAATGGACGGTTTCGCAAAAGACCCCGATGCTGACCATCCGGGCGGATCGGCAAACGGTGATGATGACTTCTCGGATTGGCCAGATCCCCGTACCCCACAGGTTTCTCTGGATGAGGAAATACCTCAGGCCAAAGCCATCTATTCGGATTCCTTTGAGCATGTAAAAAGCCTGATGCAGGCCGCCCAGGGCGGCGCTGTGGATGTGGCGGCATCCCAGCCGTATGTGGAGTCCATCGTCAACAGTCTGAACCGCAATGTTGACGCGCTCATCTCCTTGTCAAAGCTTAAAAGCTCGGACGAATACACATACACGCACTCGGTCAATGTGACCATCTTCGCTGTCGCGTACGCCCATTATCTCGGCCTGTCAGAAGACAACCTGCATCTTGTCGGCATGGCTAGCCTTTTACATGACTTTGGCAAAGCTTTTGTGCCACAGGAAATTCTCAACGCGCCACGTCAGCTTCTGCCAAACGAGCTGGAGATCATGCAATCTCATGTGCTGCTTGGTTACAATCAGCTCAAAAAAGTGGAAAACGTGCGCCCGGAAGTTCTGCAAGGGGTGGTGCAGCACCATGAAAGACACAATGGCACAGGCTATCCGTATCGTTTGTCCGGAAAAAAAATAGGCATCTATGGCCGCATTCTTTCCGTGAGCGACAACTACGACGCCCTTTCAGCCCGAAGGGTGTATAAAACGCCCATGCCGGCCAATGTGGCATTGGCCGTCATGTACAAAATGCGGGGACAGGCCTGGGCCCCCGGATATGTTGAGCGCTTTATCAAAATGATGGGAATCTATCCGGTGGGCACGCCAGTGCAGCTGTCCAGCGGCGAGCGCGGCGTTGTTTGCCGCTCCAATCCTAACTTCCCCGCGCAGCCATGCATCATGCTGGCATTCGATCCGGTGGGCAGACCCATAAAGCCCCGCGCTCTGGATTTGAGCAGAGATCCGGAAGTTGAGATTGAGCGTTCTCTGGCAGGCAATGAGGCCGAACAGATGGACATCACGTTGCTCCTGTCGCAAGCGTTCCAATAAAGCCCATCACTCTCCGGTCAATAACTTCCGCAGCGCCTTCACATCGCGGCATATCTGATCCGCGCCAGCCTTTTTCAGCTCCTCTTCGGACCCATAGCCATATAAAACGGCGGCGCAGGGCATGCCCACTTCATGCGCTCCAAGCACGTCGTACTTGCGATCGCCAACCATCAGGCAGTCTTCTGACGGCGTAATGCCGAGAGTCTCGCAGGCGTAACGCAGGACTGCGGGTTTGTCGGTGCGCGTTCCCTTGAGTTGCGCCCCAGCAATGCAGGTAAAATAGTGCGTCAGGTCAAAGTGCTCTATGATGCGCACGGCAAAGGATTCCGGCTTGGAGGTTGCCAGGGCGAGAATGTGCCCGTTTTCCGCCAGTTGGCGCAAGAGATCTGCAACGCCGTCATACAGGCGGGCCTCAAAAAGGCCCTGCTCCCCGTAATATTCTCTGTACTTGGCGACCACCTGTTCAATTTTTTCAGGATCTCCGGGAAAAAACTGTGCAAACGAATCCCGGAGCGGCGGGCCGATAAAGGGGATCAGGCTTTCTTTTGAGGCGGAGATATTGAAAGACTCCAGCGCGTACTGCACAGCGCGAATGATGCCCTGCGCCGAATCGGTGATGGTGCCGTCAAGGTCAAAAAAAATAGGGTTAAATTTCACGTGATTTTGCTCCTCGCTAAACCGTTTACGCGCCGTTTCGTGGTTGTAAAAGCCGCCCTGCCATGACAGGGCGGCTTTTCCGTTATGAATTACCCATGCGGAGGCATTAGGGAATATCACTGATCATCGGTATTTCTTTGGATGAGGTGATGGTCACGGAATGCTTGACCTCGGCCTTGCCGTCGCCGGGCACGTCAACATTCCACAGCAGCATCTGTTCATCCGGCACCTGCTGCGAGGGTGGCGCGTCGTTGTAGGTGACCGTGACGCCCTGATCAACGATCATCGGCATGGGCCGCTCAAGACGGACGCTGACCGGATTCTTGTGCGTATTGGTCAGTACGTATGTCCAGGCCCAGGTCCACGTACGGCTCTTTTCAAGGAAACCGCTTTCGCCGCGACGTCTGCTGTTCACAATGACGTTTATGTGCACGCGCGGGTCAGGCCCGAAATACAGAGTTGCCTCTCCCCCGCGCGGGGTGAAGAAGCCTTGGCCGACGCCCTGGCCATCCACGCAAAACTCTGCGGAACCATCAGGCCAGGATTGCTCTGCAGGCAGGGTATACTTGCCCATGAGCCACACGCGACTGTCGCCTGTGGTGGGGCGGGCCAGCCATTGCAGGGAGGTTTTCCACATGTCTTCAACAATGAGCAGACGGGAGCGCCCTTCGGGCAGGCCGCGCACGGCAAGGCTCCAGCGGGCGAACACGGCGCTGCTGTCGTGCACCACAGGGGGCGCCATGGGGGCGGCGTCAGCATCGGCCGCCATCATCATGGCCCGACCGGCGGCCTGACGTGCCACCGGGGCAGGCATGGGAGCAGGCGTGGCCTGTGAATCAACGACCCATTTTCTCAGCTTTGCAGGTTCGCGCGGCCCTTCACCTCTCGAAATAAGGGTAATCTGGGCGTTTTGCCAATCAATGCCCGAAAGTTGCCAGATTTCAGCCATCAGGCGAACGGCGGTTTCATTGCTCTTGCCATTGCCGGTTTTTGCGTCAAAAGAATATACAGGCCGCCAGCCACAATTTTGCAATTGATAGCTGTATGTTACCTTAAGGTTTTTATCCTTGATGGGTTTGCGCAGAGCAATGGTGACGCGCTGTCCCATCTCCGGGCTCAGGGGCAACTGGTCCAGTTGCTGACGCAGTGTTTCCAGACGGCTTACAAGATTGGCCTGCTCGATGATCAGGCCGGGGATTGCGCCCTCCTGCCGCTTTTCCCGCTGGACAAGGTCCTGGTAGGAACTGCTGACAGGCGGACTTTGCCACAGCGCCAACTGGGCCTTGAGCGCGGCAAGCCTGCCGTTGACTTCGTTAATCTCCGTTGTCAGGTCTTCACGCATGGCGGCAAGATGCCCCTTGCGCTCCAAAGCCTGGGGAAAGGTCGTCCAACGGGCGATGACGTGCCCCGGCACATTGATCTGCAGATCTTCAGCGCCGCCCGGCAGCACAAAGCTTAAAACGCCCATATCATCATTCATGACAACGGGCAGGGTTTCTTCAACCTGAACCTGGCCGCCAGAAGGCGAGAGAATGACGGACACCGGACTTGTCGGCGCGGTGGCGGCAATTTTTCCGGGGACAGCCCAGGCGCCGCCAGTGGCCATAAGAGTTACCAAGAGACTCAAGACCAGGATGCGCGCACTGTCTGAAAAATTACAGCGGCGAAAAGGGTCTTGCAGATTTTTCCATTTATGCATCTGCCCTCCACAAGAGCCTGCCCCCCCGCGCCGGGCAGCCGACGCGGGGGGGAGGCGTTTATCGTGTCAGTTTACGGAATTTGAGGCGGTGCGGCGTGTCGGCATCTTTGCCGAGCCGCTTTTTGCGGTCATCATCATAATCTGAATAGTTGCCTTCGACAAAAACCACGTTGGCATCGTCTTCAAAGGCCATAATGTGCGTGGCCACCCTGTCAAGGAACCAGCGATCATGGCTGATCACCAGCACGCAGCCCGCAAAGTTGTCCAGCGCGTCTTCAAGGGCGCGCATGGTGTTGACGTCAATATCGTTGGTGGGTTCGTCAAGCAGCAGCACGTTGGCCCCGGACTTGAGCATGCGCGCCAGATGCAGCCGGTTACGTTCACCGCCGGAGAGCACTTCGACCTTTTTTTGCTGATCCGCCCCGTGGAAGTTGAAACGGGTGCAGTACGCGCGGGCGTTGACCTCGCGGTTGCCAAGCTTTATGGCCTCCGCCCCGTCGCTGATGAGCTCGTACACGGTTTTTCCGGGCGTAAGGGATTCACGCCCCTGATCAACGTAGGCGAACTGTACGGTTTCTCCAACCTTGAGCGTGCCGGAATCAGGCTTTTCCTGACCGACCAGCATCTTGAAAAGCGTTGTTTTACCTGCGCCGTTGGGGCCAACGATGCCCACAATGGCTCCTGGCGGAATGATGGCGTTCACGCCGTCCATCAGCATGCGGTCGCCCATGGCCTTGCTGATGCCGTCAATTTCAATAACGCTCTTGCCGAGTCGCGGTCCCGGCGGAATATAGATTTCAAGGTCTGGCGCACGCTTTTCACTCTCGTGCGAAAGCATGGCCTCATAGGCGTTAAGTCGGGCCTTGCCTTTGGCGTGCCGCCCCTTGGGAGACATCCTCACCCACTCCAACTCGC
This DNA window, taken from Desulfovibrio sp. 86, encodes the following:
- the tsaE gene encoding tRNA (adenosine(37)-N6)-threonylcarbamoyltransferase complex ATPase subunit type 1 TsaE — translated: MAQIILYSLEDTARFAQMLVATVSADAKTRTLLLHGDLGSGKTTLTRFMVLSLPGGSEAEVASPSFTLCNHYATVPPILHCDLYRCAGSLPEELFDALDNPKILNIIEWSELLPEQDRPEEYLDITLKACEEGRLLTLQAHGSRAEALLRHLRGQWPMRKA
- a CDS encoding aspartate kinase yields the protein MKILVQKFGGTSVARLECMKQVREKVLHGLAQGNKVIAVLSARSGETNHLLALADEWSGTPDKAECDALVATGEQVSISLFTMLLKDAGIRARSLLGWQIPITTDEDFGRARIRSINSKALYAFLEDYDVLVVAGFQGCTEDGRITTLGRGGSDTSAVALAAALGSVECEIYTDVDGVYTTDPNICSTARKMDRVAYEEMLEMASMGAKVLHIRSVEFAKKYKVPVRVRSTFSSDPGTLVTQEDSSMEAVLVSGIAYDKDQARVTMRDLPDVPGMAAAVFGPLSEKGILVDMIVQNTSLDGHTDITFTISRKDLQQTLAVMKEVAEKTGASEVLHDVSVAKVSAIGVGMRNHSGVAARTFAALTQEGINILMISTSEIKITILIQEKYVELAVRILHDTFGLDWDIG
- a CDS encoding HD-GYP domain-containing protein, translating into MDPVKIIITELKPGMFIVNPGISWLKAPLLYMQEGLITSQEEIDTIIKQGFAEAYHDPSRFRQMDGFAKDPDADHPGGSANGDDDFSDWPDPRTPQVSLDEEIPQAKAIYSDSFEHVKSLMQAAQGGAVDVAASQPYVESIVNSLNRNVDALISLSKLKSSDEYTYTHSVNVTIFAVAYAHYLGLSEDNLHLVGMASLLHDFGKAFVPQEILNAPRQLLPNELEIMQSHVLLGYNQLKKVENVRPEVLQGVVQHHERHNGTGYPYRLSGKKIGIYGRILSVSDNYDALSARRVYKTPMPANVALAVMYKMRGQAWAPGYVERFIKMMGIYPVGTPVQLSSGERGVVCRSNPNFPAQPCIMLAFDPVGRPIKPRALDLSRDPEVEIERSLAGNEAEQMDITLLLSQAFQ
- a CDS encoding HAD family hydrolase — encoded protein: MKFNPIFFDLDGTITDSAQGIIRAVQYALESFNISASKESLIPFIGPPLRDSFAQFFPGDPEKIEQVVAKYREYYGEQGLFEARLYDGVADLLRQLAENGHILALATSKPESFAVRIIEHFDLTHYFTCIAGAQLKGTRTDKPAVLRYACETLGITPSEDCLMVGDRKYDVLGAHEVGMPCAAVLYGYGSEEELKKAGADQICRDVKALRKLLTGE
- a CDS encoding DUF4139 domain-containing protein, whose translation is MATGGAWAVPGKIAATAPTSPVSVILSPSGGQVQVEETLPVVMNDDMGVLSFVLPGGAEDLQINVPGHVIARWTTFPQALERKGHLAAMREDLTTEINEVNGRLAALKAQLALWQSPPVSSSYQDLVQREKRQEGAIPGLIIEQANLVSRLETLRQQLDQLPLSPEMGQRVTIALRKPIKDKNLKVTYSYQLQNCGWRPVYSFDAKTGNGKSNETAVRLMAEIWQLSGIDWQNAQITLISRGEGPREPAKLRKWVVDSQATPAPMPAPVARQAAGRAMMMAADADAAPMAPPVVHDSSAVFARWSLAVRGLPEGRSRLLIVEDMWKTSLQWLARPTTGDSRVWLMGKYTLPAEQSWPDGSAEFCVDGQGVGQGFFTPRGGEATLYFGPDPRVHINVIVNSRRRGESGFLEKSRTWTWAWTYVLTNTHKNPVSVRLERPMPMIVDQGVTVTYNDAPPSQQVPDEQMLLWNVDVPGDGKAEVKHSVTITSSKEIPMISDIP
- the ettA gene encoding energy-dependent translational throttle protein EttA: MSNEPDKIIYSMIRVTKRHGQKEVLKDISLSYFYGAKIGVLGLNGAGKSSLLRILAGVDQAYDGKTVLAPGHTIGYLEQEPLSSETRTVREVVEDGVSDLTAIARQFEEINAKFSEPMEPDEMDALITRQAEVQELMDAKNIWDLDSRLEMAMDALRCPPGDMPVPQISGGERRRVALCRLLLQNPDILLLDEPTNHLDAESVAWLERYLSTFPGTVIAVTHDRYFLDNVAGWILELDRGRGIPWKGNYSSWLEQKQKRLAHEEKSEAERQKTLQRELEWVRMSPKGRHAKGKARLNAYEAMLSHESEKRAPDLEIYIPPGPRLGKSVIEIDGISKAMGDRMLMDGVNAIIPPGAIVGIVGPNGAGKTTLFKMLVGQEKPDSGTLKVGETVQFAYVDQGRESLTPGKTVYELISDGAEAIKLGNREVNARAYCTRFNFHGADQQKKVEVLSGGERNRLHLARMLKSGANVLLLDEPTNDIDVNTMRALEDALDNFAGCVLVISHDRWFLDRVATHIMAFEDDANVVFVEGNYSDYDDDRKKRLGKDADTPHRLKFRKLTR